Proteins co-encoded in one Flavobacterium sp. M31R6 genomic window:
- the tyrS gene encoding tyrosine--tRNA ligase, producing the protein MKNIISELQWRGLVHDIMPGTEEQLLKEMTTTYIGFDPTSDSLHIGSLVPIILLVHLKNFGHKPIALVGGATGMIGDPSGKSDERNLLDEATLNHNVEGIKSVLSRFLDFNDTAANAPVLVNNYDWMKGLSFINFARDVGKRITVNYMMAKDSVKKRLSGEGEGMSFTEFTYQLIQGYDFYHLHKEYNCLLQMGGSDQWGNITTGTELVRRMNVGEEAKAFAMTCPLITKADGSKFGKSEGGNVWLTADKTSVYKFYQFWLNTTDVDAEKYIKIFTFLGKEEIDALIEEHKMAPHLRVLQRKLAEELTVFVHSKEELEKAIKASNILFGNATADDLKQLDETTFLEVFDGVPQAEISKSDVEAGLDIVQVLNEKTGFFKSNGEARRALIANSISVNKEKVNETFVLSAKDLINNQFVLLQSGKKNYFVIRVK; encoded by the coding sequence ATGAAAAATATTATTTCCGAATTACAATGGCGTGGTTTAGTACATGACATCATGCCTGGGACTGAAGAACAACTTTTAAAAGAAATGACAACCACTTATATTGGATTTGATCCTACATCAGATTCATTGCATATTGGTAGTTTAGTGCCGATTATTTTATTGGTTCACCTTAAAAATTTTGGTCACAAACCAATTGCTTTGGTAGGTGGTGCGACTGGAATGATTGGTGATCCTTCCGGAAAATCAGATGAGAGAAATTTATTGGACGAAGCCACTTTAAATCATAATGTTGAAGGAATAAAAAGTGTTTTGTCTCGTTTTTTAGATTTTAATGATACTGCTGCCAATGCTCCGGTTTTGGTAAATAACTACGATTGGATGAAGGGCTTGTCATTCATTAATTTTGCTCGTGATGTGGGTAAACGCATCACTGTAAATTATATGATGGCCAAAGATTCTGTAAAGAAAAGATTGTCTGGCGAAGGCGAGGGGATGTCATTTACGGAGTTTACTTATCAATTGATTCAAGGATATGATTTCTACCATTTGCATAAAGAATACAATTGTTTGTTGCAAATGGGTGGTTCGGATCAATGGGGGAATATCACCACAGGAACCGAATTAGTTCGTAGAATGAACGTTGGAGAAGAAGCCAAAGCTTTTGCAATGACTTGTCCGTTAATTACCAAAGCTGATGGTTCTAAATTTGGAAAATCCGAGGGTGGAAACGTTTGGTTAACTGCAGATAAAACTTCGGTGTATAAATTTTATCAATTCTGGTTAAATACTACCGATGTCGATGCGGAGAAATATATCAAGATTTTTACTTTCCTTGGGAAAGAAGAAATTGATGCTTTAATTGAAGAGCATAAAATGGCTCCGCATTTAAGAGTTTTACAAAGAAAATTAGCTGAAGAGTTAACTGTTTTTGTTCACTCAAAAGAAGAGCTGGAAAAAGCAATTAAGGCTTCTAATATTCTTTTTGGAAATGCTACTGCCGATGATTTGAAGCAATTGGATGAAACTACTTTTCTAGAAGTTTTTGACGGTGTTCCTCAAGCTGAGATTTCAAAAAGCGATGTTGAAGCAGGATTGGATATTGTTCAAGTTTTGAATGAAAAGACAGGTTTCTTTAAATCTAATGGAGAGGCAAGAAGAGCCTTAATTGCCAATTCTATTTCGGTGAATAAAGAAAAAGTGAACGAAACATTCGTGCTTTCTGCTAAAGATTTAATAAACAATCAGTTTGTGCTTTTGCAAAGCGGTAAGAAAAATTATTTTGTGATTAGAGTTAAATAA
- a CDS encoding dihydroorotase — protein sequence MNRYLIKNAKIVNEGVIFEGDVLVENDLIVEVSENISLKSSDCMIIDAEGNYLLPGVIDDQVHFREPGLTHKGDIESESRAAVAGGITSYIEQPNTVPNAVTQEILEEKYKIAAEKSFANYSFMMGATNDNLEEVLKTNPKNVAGIKIFLGSSTGNMLVDNEAVLEKIFACTSMLIAVHCEDEMTIKNNLEKYKEEYGEDVPVTAHHLIRSEEACYISSSKAVALAKKTGARLHVFHLSTAKEMELFTNKIPLEDKKITAEVCVHHLWFTNDDYATKGNLIKWNPAVKTANDRKVLWEALNDGRIDVVATDHAPHTLDEKKQKYLQAPSGGPLVQHALVAMFEAHHQGKISVEKIVEKMCHNPAKIFKIEKRGFIKEGYFADLVIINAGLPWSVKKENILSKCGWSPFEGFTFKSRITHTFVNGKLVYSGFKVKDIRAGKRMLFDR from the coding sequence ATGAATAGATATTTGATTAAAAATGCTAAAATAGTAAATGAAGGAGTTATTTTTGAAGGGGATGTGCTGGTAGAGAATGACCTTATTGTTGAGGTTTCTGAGAACATTAGCCTGAAATCTTCAGATTGTATGATCATTGATGCAGAAGGGAATTATCTTTTGCCTGGAGTTATCGATGATCAAGTGCATTTTAGAGAACCGGGATTAACTCATAAAGGGGATATTGAATCGGAATCTAGAGCTGCGGTTGCAGGCGGAATTACATCTTACATAGAGCAACCAAATACAGTTCCTAATGCTGTTACCCAAGAAATTCTTGAAGAAAAGTATAAAATTGCAGCCGAAAAGTCTTTTGCCAATTATTCTTTTATGATGGGCGCCACCAATGACAATCTTGAGGAAGTTTTAAAGACAAACCCTAAGAATGTTGCTGGAATCAAAATATTTTTAGGTTCTTCAACGGGAAACATGTTGGTGGATAATGAAGCAGTTTTGGAAAAAATATTCGCTTGTACATCCATGTTGATTGCAGTTCATTGTGAAGATGAAATGACAATAAAGAATAATTTAGAAAAATACAAAGAAGAATATGGTGAAGATGTTCCGGTAACTGCACATCATCTTATCCGCAGCGAAGAAGCCTGTTATATTTCGTCTTCAAAAGCTGTTGCTTTGGCCAAAAAAACGGGTGCAAGATTGCATGTCTTTCATCTTTCGACTGCCAAAGAAATGGAATTGTTTACCAATAAAATTCCACTTGAGGATAAAAAAATTACCGCCGAAGTTTGTGTGCATCATTTATGGTTTACCAATGATGATTATGCTACAAAAGGAAATCTAATTAAATGGAATCCTGCTGTAAAAACTGCTAACGATAGAAAAGTGTTATGGGAAGCGCTTAATGACGGACGCATTGATGTTGTGGCGACGGATCATGCTCCACATACATTGGATGAGAAAAAACAAAAATACCTGCAAGCTCCTTCTGGTGGGCCATTAGTGCAACATGCTCTTGTGGCTATGTTTGAGGCGCATCATCAAGGAAAAATAAGTGTCGAGAAAATTGTCGAGAAAATGTGCCACAATCCGGCCAAGATTTTTAAAATTGAAAAAAGAGGTTTTATCAAAGAGGGTTATTTTGCCGATTTGGTTATTATCAATGCAGGATTGCCTTGGAGTGTAAAGAAAGAAAATATACTTTCGAAATGTGGTTGGTCTCCTTTTGAAGGCTTTACTTTTAAATCTAGAATTACGCATACTTTTGTAAATGGTAAGTTGGTTTATTCTGGTTTTAAGGTAAAAGATATTCGTGCAGGTAAAAGAATGTTGTTTGATAGATAA
- a CDS encoding type II toxin-antitoxin system RelE/ParE family toxin, with product MAYSIEFRSKVLKALIKINEPYYSAIKKQIYDLADNPRPQGCKKLKGRKGYRIRVGDYRVIYEIFDKVLLIEVVDLGHRKDIYD from the coding sequence ATGGCGTATAGTATTGAATTTAGAAGCAAAGTTTTGAAAGCTTTGATTAAAATTAACGAGCCTTATTATTCTGCAATAAAAAAACAAATTTACGATTTAGCGGATAATCCTCGTCCACAAGGATGCAAGAAGCTAAAAGGAAGAAAAGGATATCGTATTCGGGTGGGAGATTATAGAGTGATTTATGAAATTTTTGACAAAGTTCTTTTGATAGAAGTTGTTGATTTAGGACATAGGAAAGATATTTACGATTAA
- a CDS encoding DUF4296 domain-containing protein, giving the protein MKKYISLFALVALFLSCNKDLVEKPDNLIDKKVMGDIYYDMSILEALKYQNPNSLYTNGINPKTYIFKKYKIDSLQFAKSNAYYAADYREYKKMYDALNDRLKKEKTAVDLIIKKEAKKEAALKKARAKKVQDSITKAKKIKDLKIKKEKDSIAQKKQEIKAKK; this is encoded by the coding sequence ATGAAAAAATACATTTCCCTTTTTGCTTTAGTTGCCTTGTTTTTGAGCTGCAATAAGGATTTGGTTGAAAAACCAGATAATCTTATTGACAAAAAAGTAATGGGAGATATTTATTATGACATGTCAATTTTGGAAGCTTTAAAATATCAAAATCCAAATTCATTATACACGAACGGAATCAATCCAAAGACTTATATTTTTAAAAAATATAAAATTGACAGCCTTCAATTTGCGAAAAGCAATGCTTATTATGCCGCTGATTATAGAGAGTACAAAAAAATGTACGATGCCCTTAACGACCGTTTGAAAAAGGAAAAAACAGCAGTAGATTTGATAATAAAAAAAGAGGCAAAAAAAGAGGCAGCACTTAAAAAAGCAAGAGCAAAAAAGGTGCAGGATTCTATAACAAAGGCGAAAAAAATAAAGGATTTGAAAATCAAAAAAGAAAAAGATTCCATTGCCCAAAAGAAACAAGAAATAAAAGCCAAAAAATAA
- a CDS encoding polyprenol monophosphomannose synthase: protein MNNCIVIIPTYNEIENIESIIRAVLSQHKPFHVLIIDDNSPDHTADKVVMLQSEYNGRLFLEKRAKKSGLGTAYVHGFKWALQNNYDFIFEMDADFSHNPSDLEKLYDACHFGDADLSIGSRYVTGVNVVNWPLSRVLMSYFASVYVRMITGMKIHDATAGFVCYKRAVLETINLDRIKFVGYAFQIEMKYRTYCKKFAISEVPIIFTDRTKGQSKMSNSIIVEAVFGVIMLRLKKLVNSL from the coding sequence ATGAACAATTGTATTGTTATAATCCCCACCTATAACGAAATTGAAAACATAGAAAGCATTATTAGAGCAGTGCTCTCTCAACACAAACCTTTCCATGTCTTAATTATTGATGATAACTCTCCAGATCATACTGCGGATAAAGTGGTTATGCTTCAGTCAGAGTACAACGGTAGGTTGTTTTTGGAAAAAAGAGCGAAGAAATCGGGGCTGGGGACTGCCTATGTGCATGGTTTTAAGTGGGCATTGCAAAATAACTATGATTTTATTTTCGAAATGGATGCTGATTTTTCTCATAATCCTTCTGATTTAGAGAAATTATATGATGCGTGTCATTTTGGAGATGCTGATTTATCGATTGGATCGCGTTATGTTACTGGGGTAAATGTTGTCAATTGGCCTTTAAGTCGTGTTTTAATGTCGTATTTTGCATCGGTTTATGTTCGTATGATTACCGGAATGAAAATACACGATGCTACCGCGGGATTTGTTTGTTACAAAAGAGCAGTACTCGAAACAATTAATTTGGATAGAATTAAATTTGTTGGATATGCTTTTCAGATTGAAATGAAATACCGAACGTATTGTAAAAAATTCGCCATTTCGGAAGTGCCTATTATCTTTACCGATAGAACCAAAGGGCAGTCCAAAATGAGCAATTCCATAATTGTTGAAGCCGTATTTGGAGTTATAATGTTGCGTTTAAAAAAGTTAGTTAACAGTTTGTAA
- a CDS encoding acyl transferase produces MITASDIFTISSQKQFEKIALKVFRFQYENNLVYQEFCDLLKINPQKVKSLHQIPFLPIQFFKSHTVVSNNNPVEATFTSSGTTGTITSRHLVTDVSIYEESYRKGFSQFYGNIEDYVVLALLPSYLEREGSSLIYMVEDLIQLTNNSNSGFYLNNHEELIQKLIELDQAGQNVILIGVTYALLDLIEKRTFQLQHTIIMETGGMKGKRKEMIREELHEQLCNGFGVSAIHSEYGMTELLSQAYSLGNGLFECPSWMQIHIRDTEDALTYINDGKTGGINVIDLANINSCSFIATQDLGKKYPNTTFEVLGRFDNSDIRGCNLMVV; encoded by the coding sequence TTGATTACAGCCAGCGACATATTTACCATTTCGAGTCAGAAGCAATTTGAAAAAATAGCTTTAAAAGTATTCCGATTTCAATATGAAAACAATTTGGTGTACCAAGAATTTTGTGATTTGCTAAAAATAAATCCGCAAAAAGTAAAATCGTTGCATCAAATTCCTTTTTTGCCTATACAATTTTTCAAAAGTCATACTGTTGTATCAAACAACAATCCTGTCGAAGCCACTTTTACCAGTAGCGGAACAACAGGTACCATCACAAGCAGACATCTGGTTACCGATGTTTCCATTTATGAAGAAAGCTATCGGAAAGGGTTTTCTCAATTTTACGGAAATATTGAGGATTATGTGGTTTTGGCTTTACTTCCATCTTATTTGGAAAGAGAAGGCTCTTCTTTGATTTACATGGTCGAAGATTTGATACAACTCACAAACAATAGCAATAGTGGATTTTATCTCAACAATCACGAGGAACTCATTCAAAAACTGATAGAATTAGACCAAGCGGGACAAAATGTAATTCTCATTGGAGTTACCTATGCTTTATTGGATTTAATCGAAAAAAGAACATTCCAACTGCAGCACACGATTATCATGGAAACCGGTGGTATGAAAGGAAAACGCAAAGAAATGATTAGAGAAGAATTGCACGAGCAGCTTTGTAACGGATTTGGAGTTTCAGCCATCCATTCTGAATATGGTATGACCGAATTGTTATCCCAAGCTTATTCGTTAGGAAATGGCTTATTTGAATGCCCTTCATGGATGCAAATACACATTCGCGACACCGAAGATGCTTTAACCTATATAAACGACGGAAAAACGGGTGGAATTAACGTTATCGATCTAGCCAACATCAACTCTTGTTCATTTATTGCCACGCAAGATTTGGGCAAAAAATATCCCAATACCACTTTCGAAGTATTGGGACGTTTTGATAATTCAGATATACGAGGTTGTAATTTGATGGTGGTTTAA
- a CDS encoding DUF4271 domain-containing protein: protein MTEHVLHPRITDTNDWVTLVFILAFGIIALTKSVYENRFEDFTKLIFSDKYVRIYRDSSHLMGMFSISLFIVQIISFSFFIQILLSNFGYGSKTDLILFIQIFTFVIYFILSKFLIEKIIATSFRIEELVEQFNLQKVTYRTYVGLLLLPIDIILFYYESILKNIPLLVLYSILVLNVLLYVYSIKNYRKEIFSKLFYFILYLCTLEIAPYYFMYYWFTKGSV from the coding sequence ATGACTGAACACGTACTTCATCCTAGAATAACCGACACTAACGACTGGGTAACACTCGTTTTTATCTTGGCTTTTGGCATTATTGCTTTAACCAAATCCGTCTATGAAAATCGCTTTGAAGATTTCACTAAATTGATATTTTCAGACAAATACGTTCGAATATACAGAGACAGTAGTCATTTGATGGGAATGTTTTCCATCTCTTTATTTATTGTTCAAATTATTTCGTTTTCGTTTTTTATCCAAATTTTACTGAGCAATTTTGGTTATGGTTCAAAAACAGATTTGATCCTATTCATACAAATATTCACTTTTGTCATTTACTTCATTTTATCAAAATTTTTAATCGAAAAAATAATTGCAACTTCATTCAGAATTGAAGAACTTGTCGAACAGTTTAATTTACAGAAAGTTACCTACCGAACATATGTAGGCTTATTACTACTGCCAATTGACATCATTTTATTCTATTATGAATCTATTTTAAAAAATATCCCACTACTGGTTTTATATAGTATCTTAGTTTTAAACGTTTTACTATATGTGTACTCCATAAAAAATTACAGAAAGGAAATTTTCAGCAAGTTGTTTTATTTTATTTTATATCTTTGCACTCTTGAAATAGCACCCTATTATTTTATGTATTATTGGTTTACAAAAGGTAGCGTTTAG
- a CDS encoding T9SS type A sorting domain-containing protein: MTKNYFYIILLLAIFFTSGATAQESKQPPKIQESTSIEGLNLYPNPVTNGKVYISSKNDLEKEIIIFDVLGKKVLQTIISNKELNVSNLSPGVYIIKITEESATSSRKLIIQ; this comes from the coding sequence ATGACAAAAAACTACTTTTATATTATTCTCTTATTGGCCATTTTCTTTACTTCGGGTGCTACTGCACAAGAAAGTAAACAACCGCCAAAAATACAAGAAAGCACTTCAATTGAAGGGTTAAATTTGTATCCAAACCCCGTGACTAATGGTAAAGTATATATTTCTTCAAAAAACGACTTAGAAAAAGAAATTATCATTTTTGACGTATTAGGAAAAAAAGTATTGCAAACCATTATTAGCAACAAAGAACTAAACGTTTCCAACCTTTCTCCTGGGGTTTACATCATTAAAATCACTGAAGAAAGCGCAACGAGCAGCAGAAAATTAATAATCCAATAA
- a CDS encoding NAD-dependent epimerase/dehydratase family protein — translation MVLVTGGTGLVGAHLLIHLLEKGENVRAIYRNLDSTQKTKALFSLYQKNGLYDSIQWIQGDVLDIPTLENAFQGIDQVYHCAAMISFDPKEEELVRKTNIEGTANIVNFCLANNVKKLCHVSSIAALGDLPEHESIITEETEWNPEKPHSDYAISKYGAEMEIWRALQEGLEVVIVNPGVIIGPGFWNQGSGELFTKVKNGLAFYTKGLTGFVAVSDVVDVMYLLMKSPIHGERFTLISENIIFKDLLFSIADALKVKRPKYHATPFMINVLSKLDWVASNVFSLKRQLSKASARSSYTTDLYSNEKIKNALNITFIDVHTYIKEITNL, via the coding sequence ATGGTATTAGTTACAGGAGGAACAGGTTTAGTAGGCGCACATCTTTTAATTCACCTATTGGAAAAGGGAGAAAATGTACGTGCCATCTATAGAAATTTAGACAGCACCCAAAAAACCAAAGCTCTTTTTTCATTGTACCAAAAAAATGGTCTTTATGATTCCATCCAATGGATTCAAGGTGATGTTCTGGATATTCCCACTTTAGAGAATGCCTTTCAGGGAATAGATCAAGTATACCATTGTGCAGCGATGATTTCTTTTGACCCAAAAGAGGAAGAACTCGTTCGAAAAACCAATATCGAAGGCACAGCAAACATTGTCAATTTTTGTTTAGCCAATAATGTCAAAAAACTTTGTCATGTGAGCTCCATAGCTGCTCTTGGCGACTTGCCGGAGCACGAATCCATTATTACCGAAGAAACTGAATGGAATCCCGAAAAACCGCATAGCGATTATGCTATTTCAAAATATGGTGCCGAAATGGAAATATGGCGTGCACTGCAAGAAGGACTTGAAGTAGTGATTGTAAATCCAGGTGTCATTATTGGTCCAGGATTTTGGAACCAAGGAAGCGGTGAACTTTTCACAAAAGTAAAAAACGGACTAGCTTTTTACACCAAAGGATTAACAGGTTTTGTAGCCGTTTCGGATGTGGTAGACGTAATGTATTTGCTAATGAAAAGCCCCATTCATGGCGAACGATTTACATTAATAAGCGAGAATATTATTTTTAAGGATCTGCTTTTTTCTATTGCCGATGCTCTAAAAGTCAAAAGACCTAAATATCATGCAACTCCATTTATGATAAATGTTTTATCAAAACTTGACTGGGTTGCTTCCAATGTTTTTAGCCTAAAGAGACAACTAAGCAAAGCCTCTGCAAGATCTTCTTACACAACTGATTTATATTCCAATGAAAAAATAAAAAACGCCTTGAATATTACATTCATAGACGTTCATACTTATATAAAGGAAATTACAAATTTGTAA